The proteins below come from a single Rhizobium rhizoryzae genomic window:
- the kdpB gene encoding potassium-transporting ATPase subunit KdpB: MSKDHKAQSLLDPAILLPAMRDSVLKLNPRQLLRNPVIFVTEAVAAVVTILFLRDLVVGNGQAGFSGQIAAWLWFTVLFATFAEAVAEGRGRAQAESLKKTKSEMTARRLTSNGGEESVAATSLKVDDIVLVAAGELIPGDGEVIEGVASVNESAITGESAPVIRESGGDRSAVTGGTQVLSDELRIRITVAPGSSFVDRMIALIEGAQRQKTPNEIALSILLSGLTLIFLLVCVAIWGLAGYSATILSITVLSALLVTLIPTTIGGLLSAIGIAGMDRLVRFNVIATSGRAVEAAGDVDTLLLDKTGTITFGNRMASDFLAAPGVTQQQLAEAALLASLADETPEGRSIVALATGEFGIAMPEQRFDEIIAFTAETRLSGVDRDGRRLRKGAVDSILRFAGVTDAEAPAEFRRAVDMIARSGGTPLAVADGNRLLGAIHLKDVIKPGIKERFAALRAMGIRTVMVTGDNPVTAAAIASEAGVDDYIAQATPEDKLNYIRREQQGGRLIAMCGDGTNDAPALAQADVGVAMQTGTQAAREAANMVDLDSSPTKLIEIVEIGKQLLMTRGALTTFSIANDVAKYFAIIPALFVATYPALGALNVMGLASPQSAILSAVIFNALIIIALIPLALRGVTYRPSGAASVLRRNLLVYGLGGLILPFIGIKAIDVAVSALHLV; encoded by the coding sequence ATGTCAAAGGATCATAAGGCGCAGAGCCTTCTCGACCCTGCCATTCTTCTGCCAGCCATGCGGGATTCCGTTTTGAAACTGAACCCGCGGCAATTGCTGCGTAACCCGGTCATCTTCGTCACTGAGGCGGTGGCTGCAGTCGTTACCATCCTGTTTCTTCGCGATCTCGTGGTTGGAAACGGGCAAGCCGGGTTCTCCGGGCAGATTGCCGCCTGGCTGTGGTTCACCGTGCTGTTTGCAACATTCGCGGAAGCCGTTGCAGAAGGCCGGGGCCGCGCCCAGGCGGAAAGTCTGAAGAAAACCAAATCCGAAATGACGGCCCGGCGCCTGACATCGAACGGTGGCGAGGAAAGCGTTGCCGCGACCAGCCTCAAGGTTGACGACATCGTGCTCGTCGCAGCGGGTGAACTCATTCCCGGCGATGGCGAGGTCATTGAAGGGGTTGCATCGGTTAACGAGAGTGCGATCACTGGCGAATCCGCGCCCGTGATCCGCGAATCCGGTGGCGATCGTTCCGCCGTGACGGGAGGGACGCAGGTGCTTTCCGACGAGTTGCGGATCAGGATTACCGTCGCGCCCGGTTCATCCTTCGTCGATCGCATGATTGCACTCATCGAAGGGGCGCAACGCCAGAAGACGCCGAATGAAATCGCGCTCTCGATTCTCTTGTCAGGTTTGACACTGATCTTCCTGCTTGTCTGTGTCGCGATCTGGGGGCTGGCGGGCTATTCGGCGACGATCCTCTCCATCACCGTTCTTTCGGCGCTCCTGGTGACGCTGATACCGACGACGATTGGCGGGCTTTTGTCGGCCATCGGCATTGCGGGCATGGATCGTCTGGTCCGTTTCAACGTCATTGCAACGTCCGGACGTGCGGTAGAGGCGGCGGGCGATGTCGATACGCTACTCCTGGACAAGACCGGAACCATCACCTTCGGCAATCGCATGGCCAGTGATTTTCTTGCGGCCCCCGGTGTGACACAGCAACAGCTTGCAGAAGCCGCACTGCTGGCCAGCCTTGCCGATGAAACACCTGAAGGCCGTTCCATCGTCGCGCTTGCGACGGGTGAGTTCGGGATTGCTATGCCAGAGCAGCGGTTCGACGAGATCATTGCATTTACCGCCGAAACACGGCTTTCGGGCGTTGATCGGGATGGTCGAAGACTTCGAAAGGGTGCCGTCGATTCCATCCTCAGATTCGCCGGTGTGACGGATGCCGAGGCTCCGGCAGAGTTCCGCCGCGCGGTCGACATGATTGCACGAAGCGGTGGCACGCCGCTGGCTGTTGCAGACGGCAACAGGTTGCTGGGCGCCATCCATCTGAAGGATGTCATCAAGCCTGGCATCAAGGAGCGTTTCGCAGCTCTGCGCGCCATGGGTATTCGTACGGTCATGGTCACCGGCGACAACCCTGTGACGGCTGCGGCGATCGCGTCAGAAGCAGGGGTTGATGATTACATCGCTCAGGCAACGCCGGAAGATAAGCTGAACTACATCCGACGCGAGCAGCAGGGCGGTCGTCTGATTGCCATGTGTGGCGATGGCACGAACGATGCCCCAGCGCTTGCGCAGGCCGATGTGGGTGTTGCCATGCAGACCGGGACGCAGGCTGCGCGCGAAGCCGCCAACATGGTGGATCTTGATTCAAGTCCGACCAAGCTCATCGAAATCGTGGAGATCGGCAAGCAATTGCTGATGACCCGCGGGGCGCTGACGACGTTTTCCATTGCCAATGACGTGGCGAAATACTTCGCCATCATCCCGGCGCTTTTCGTCGCAACCTATCCGGCCCTCGGCGCGCTGAATGTCATGGGGCTGGCCTCTCCGCAATCGGCCATTCTCTCCGCCGTCATCTTCAATGCGCTCATCATCATTGCGCTGATCCCGCTCGCCCTGCGCGGTGTTACCTATCGGCCGTCCGGTGCCGCAAGTGTGCTGCGACGCAACCTGCTGGTCTACGGGCTGGGTGGGTTGATCCTGCCCTTCATCGGCATCAAGGCAATCGATGTTGCCGTCAGCGCGCTTCATCTGGTGTAA
- the kdpC gene encoding potassium-transporting ATPase subunit KdpC: MINHLRPAITLLFLLTLVTGLAYPLAVTGIGRALLPQQAQGSLIERNGQIVGSRLIGQNFTSDRYFWPRPSATSPDPYSASASGGSNLGTTSAKLKDRVDADVKRLSAAGIASPVPADAVTTSGSGLDPHISPDYAAAQVARVAKARGVNEADLKGLLSRLSEGRDLGFVGEPRVNVLELNLALDEMKS; encoded by the coding sequence ATGATCAACCATCTCAGACCTGCAATCACTCTTCTGTTCCTCCTGACACTGGTGACGGGACTTGCCTATCCGCTGGCTGTCACCGGCATAGGTCGGGCTCTGCTTCCACAACAGGCGCAGGGGAGCCTGATCGAGCGCAACGGTCAGATCGTCGGCTCGCGGCTGATCGGTCAGAATTTCACGAGCGACCGCTATTTCTGGCCGCGTCCATCTGCCACGAGCCCGGATCCCTATTCGGCCTCGGCGTCCGGTGGTTCGAACCTCGGTACGACCTCCGCCAAGCTGAAGGATCGTGTCGACGCGGATGTGAAGCGGCTCAGTGCGGCGGGCATTGCCTCACCGGTTCCCGCCGATGCGGTGACCACGTCCGGCTCCGGGCTCGATCCGCATATTTCCCCGGACTATGCTGCAGCGCAGGTGGCACGCGTTGCCAAGGCGCGTGGCGTCAATGAAGCCGACCTGAAGGGTCTGCTTTCGCGACTGTCCGAAGGTCGCGACCTGGGATTTGTCGGTGAACCGCGTGTCAATGTGCTAGAGCTTAATCTGGCTCTTGATGAAATGAAGTCCTGA
- a CDS encoding sensor histidine kinase: protein MTDDDRGDPRRPDPDALLALADKDRRGKLIVFLGAAPGVGKTYAMLSRARRLRADGVDVVVGLVETHGRSETAALVDDLEVLPRRRISHRGRVLEEFDLDAALARKPAIIIVDELAHSNPEGSRHPKRYQDIEELRAAGIEVWTALNIQHLESLADLVGQITGIVVRERVPDIVLKRADDVLLVDLPPTELIQRLKEGKVYLPESASRAVDRFFRLGNLTALRELALRRTADRVDDQMVDYLRQNAIDGPWATGERLIVCVGADELSARVVRVASRLASGLNAPWIVVSIERADRELETADTLRQLEALFRLAEQLGAETRRVIGQDYVEEILKLAKREHATQIVVGVRKRGGLSRLLKRSLPDELARRAAGIGVHFVTADRQEKAARKIPLPALSVVGLPRSTMIAASFVAVATSIGKLIDTIIYLPNISLVFLLGVLGSAAIGGYVSALIAASLSTLAYNFFFIDPLYTFTIAAPHEVFALFVFLAVAIISGGFASRIREQANVAGTRATALQSLYDFSRKLAGTDKRDDAIWLAVSQLQASLKRPVVFLTLSAGELSVTAAWPPDTELDVTDMAAARWAEAKREAAGHATGTLPNSRFQFRPLLGPHGIVGVCGIAYDKDDVDPASERSLSAVLDQTAIALDRARLSEETIQQAAQLEGERYREALLSSISHDLRTPLATITGSASSLIELGDKMNPESRRDLLQSIEEESQRMSRFVANLLDMTRIEAGSLKPKQDWVDVADVVHSTVERTRRYAPSRQIETRVAPTLSLIRGDSVLLGQVLFNLLDNAIKYGGNEPVAVYVRQDDDEIVISVTDLGRGIPAEELERVFEKFYRRGKADGRAPGTGLGLSIARGFVHAMNGTIHAESPAIRKRGTRIVMRFPVAGNADMVEA, encoded by the coding sequence ATGACGGACGACGATCGCGGCGATCCGCGCCGCCCTGACCCCGATGCACTGCTTGCCCTGGCGGATAAGGACCGCCGGGGCAAGCTCATCGTTTTTCTGGGGGCGGCACCCGGCGTGGGCAAGACCTATGCCATGCTTTCCAGAGCAAGAAGGCTGCGTGCCGATGGTGTCGATGTTGTCGTCGGTCTGGTGGAAACCCATGGCCGAAGCGAGACCGCAGCGCTTGTGGACGATCTGGAAGTTTTGCCCCGCCGTCGCATCAGCCATCGGGGCCGAGTATTGGAAGAGTTCGATCTCGATGCTGCGCTCGCCCGAAAGCCGGCGATCATTATCGTGGATGAGCTTGCGCATTCGAACCCGGAGGGTAGCCGCCACCCCAAGCGCTATCAGGACATAGAAGAGCTCAGGGCTGCCGGTATTGAGGTCTGGACTGCGCTGAATATCCAGCATCTGGAAAGCCTTGCGGATCTGGTGGGCCAGATTACAGGCATCGTCGTGCGCGAGCGCGTGCCTGATATCGTGCTGAAGCGGGCCGACGATGTTCTGCTGGTAGATCTGCCGCCGACGGAGCTCATACAACGGCTGAAGGAGGGAAAGGTCTACCTGCCGGAAAGCGCAAGCCGTGCGGTTGACCGATTTTTCCGCCTCGGCAATCTGACGGCTCTGCGCGAGCTGGCCCTGCGTCGGACCGCTGACCGTGTGGATGATCAGATGGTTGATTATCTGCGGCAGAACGCAATCGATGGACCATGGGCCACGGGTGAGCGGCTGATTGTCTGTGTCGGAGCAGATGAGCTGTCAGCCAGGGTGGTTCGGGTCGCCAGCCGCCTTGCGTCCGGTCTGAACGCGCCGTGGATCGTCGTATCCATCGAGAGGGCCGACCGTGAACTGGAGACAGCGGATACGCTGCGCCAGTTGGAAGCGTTGTTTCGCCTGGCGGAACAACTGGGTGCGGAAACGCGCCGGGTGATCGGTCAGGATTATGTCGAAGAAATCCTGAAACTTGCCAAGCGGGAGCATGCAACGCAGATTGTTGTCGGCGTGCGCAAGCGAGGCGGCCTTTCGCGTCTTCTCAAACGCTCCTTGCCGGATGAACTTGCGAGGCGTGCAGCCGGGATCGGCGTTCATTTTGTAACGGCCGATCGACAGGAAAAAGCGGCCAGGAAAATTCCGCTTCCTGCGCTCTCCGTGGTAGGATTGCCGCGCTCTACTATGATAGCGGCCTCGTTCGTGGCGGTCGCAACGTCAATCGGCAAGCTGATCGACACGATCATCTATCTGCCCAATATCTCGCTCGTCTTCCTGTTGGGCGTTCTTGGCTCGGCGGCAATCGGAGGCTATGTGTCAGCCCTGATCGCGGCCTCCCTTTCGACGCTCGCCTATAATTTCTTCTTCATCGACCCTCTGTATACCTTCACGATTGCAGCGCCGCATGAGGTGTTCGCTCTCTTTGTCTTCCTAGCCGTTGCCATCATCTCCGGCGGATTTGCCTCCCGGATCCGCGAACAGGCCAATGTCGCGGGAACCCGTGCGACCGCCCTGCAATCGCTCTATGATTTTTCACGCAAGCTTGCGGGTACAGACAAGCGCGATGATGCGATCTGGCTCGCCGTGTCGCAACTTCAGGCCAGCCTCAAGCGGCCAGTTGTCTTCCTGACCTTGTCTGCGGGAGAGCTGAGCGTCACGGCGGCTTGGCCGCCCGATACAGAACTGGACGTGACCGACATGGCTGCGGCGCGTTGGGCGGAAGCGAAACGAGAGGCCGCGGGTCATGCGACCGGCACATTGCCAAACAGCCGTTTTCAGTTTCGCCCGCTTCTTGGCCCTCATGGCATCGTGGGCGTGTGCGGCATCGCCTATGACAAGGATGATGTCGATCCGGCATCGGAGCGATCGCTGTCGGCGGTGCTGGATCAGACAGCCATCGCGCTCGATCGCGCCCGTCTCTCCGAAGAAACAATCCAGCAGGCAGCGCAGCTTGAAGGCGAGCGCTACAGGGAAGCTCTTTTATCGTCCATTTCTCACGACCTGCGCACGCCGCTCGCCACGATCACCGGATCAGCCAGCAGTCTGATCGAGCTGGGCGACAAAATGAATCCAGAATCGCGACGGGATCTTCTGCAATCCATAGAGGAAGAATCGCAGCGGATGAGCCGCTTTGTGGCAAACCTGCTCGACATGACCCGGATCGAGGCGGGAAGCCTGAAACCGAAGCAGGACTGGGTGGATGTGGCGGACGTCGTACATTCTACCGTGGAACGCACGCGCAGATATGCCCCCAGCCGCCAGATCGAGACACGGGTGGCGCCCACCCTTTCGCTCATCCGGGGCGACAGCGTGCTTCTGGGCCAGGTTCTTTTCAACCTGCTCGACAATGCGATCAAATATGGTGGCAACGAACCTGTTGCCGTCTATGTCCGTCAGGATGACGACGAGATCGTCATCTCTGTGACCGATCTCGGGCGCGGAATTCCCGCCGAGGAACTGGAGCGCGTCTTTGAAAAATTCTATCGCCGTGGCAAGGCCGATGGCAGGGCGCCCGGCACAGGTCTCGGTCTCTCGATTGCGCGGGGTTTCGTACACGCGATGAATGGCACGATCCATGCCGAGAGCCCGGCTATACGCAAAAGGGGAACGCGGATCGTGATGCGGTTCCCTGTGGCGGGTAATGCAGATATGGTCGAGGCATGA